The sequence TACAAGTAAGTATACTTAAATATGCACCAACATGTAGCATAGGAATGAGTAAACACATGAGGTGTTTTATTAAGGAGTCTAGTAAATTACAAGCCCAGGATATTCTTTGAATGTGTTTTTTATACACATTTGTGTATCACTCACAATCCACACACAAGTGCTTACTCCTGTTACCAGCCTAACGCAGCTTGAGGCACAAAGCATAGCAACGACTTTAATCCACGTTTGTTCTGAGAGCTGGCTTCGTTCCCTTCTCCCTTTAAGGCGGTTTTACGTGAGTCTCAAAGACAGATCCTTCCTTTGCTTTGCCCAACAGTCGAGGACTACCTCGTCCCAGCGACTCCATGGGCGAGTATCCGCATTACCCCTGAGGCCTGGCTGGCAGCCACGCAGCAGGCGCGCCCCAGGAGGCAGCCCCACGCCAACCCCGCGGCCCGGGCTAACATCAAAGAAGCCCCTGAGGCCAAGCCTACGCGCCGGAGTTTCCGCGCCCGCCTCTTCACTGCTTCACCGTTAGAAACGAGGCCTTGCAGGACGGATTCCGCCTCGCCTCACTGGGTCACGGAGAAGCGGCACTGAGCCACAGACCCCACTCCCCCGTagcctcacctgcagcaggtcTCACTTCTTTGTGCCGCCGCCCCGCCGGACGCCCTCCCCGCGCAGCCGAGCCTTCCTCCAGACTGCACCGCGGGTCCACAGCGGGACGGCCCCCACGCACCGGCGACAGGAGCGGAAGCAGCAGCCggagcagcaggggccagcGGCGCACGCGCGTACAGTCACACCGCGCCGCTCTCGGTCCTCGGCTCGCAGCCCGCTGCGCTGCCTGGCCACGCCTCGTGCGCGTAGCGGGGAGCTGGCCCGCTGATTGGCGCTGCCTCGCCTCTTGCCCTTTGCCCCGCCGCTACTGGGGACGGTGGCCGGCAGGCGGAGGGGTTCTCCATGGAGCAAGGGGAGGCTGGTTCGCCGCCGGTGGCCGaggagaaagctggagaggaggatgaCTTGGGTTACCGACTCTTCCCCGACCGCAATAAGAAGCCGCAGAGCTTCTTGGTCCGCAGCTTATTCACTTTTCACAACAAATGTCAGCTGATGCTGAGGATGACCCTAGACACGAGTAAGCGTCCCCGTACCCTGGagggcctgggccaggccctggcGCATCGGAGGGCACCCCGGGTTGAACCTGGCTTGTCCGTGACCCCTGCTCGTACAGGTTGCTGGGGCTCGCCGTGGTGATCTTGGACCGCAGGGTCTGGGCTGCTCTTCCGCTGTCATCGTCCCCTCGGGGCAGGTGCACGGGGCCCAAGTAGTTGTCAGCACGAATGGGGCTGCTGCGCGTTCGTTTTGATTAAGACAAAGGAAATAACTTGAAAAGTAGATgtgattttttaatattttttttctctcctttctgtctGATCGTTCTCCTTTCTCTTGAATATTTGAGGGGATTTGTTGATTTCTAGcttgtttctgcctttttcacTAAATAATGTTGACCGTGAATGTTATGGAACCAATGGTCACTAAAGGCCAGTCTATTTATGTCTGCTAGTAATGAAATAATGTAGGCAGTGACTTGATTCCTAAGTAGCTCTGTATATATAATTCTATATCACTTTACATAGCCTGAGCTGTAAGAGGTGCCAGTTGCATTGCATTAAGGTTTAATACTGCAAAGCATAAATTTACATGTGTagtgctttctcttttttccttgaCTGTGTTTATATTTTGATTATAGATGACTTTCAAAACTTTTGTCTAGAGAAATTGATTGCAGCAATGTTTTTCTAGATCCATATGCTCAGCTTCTTCTTGAGGCTATGAAACAATCTGGCTGGTATGTAAACTGATTTATCTTGTTCTGTTGTAGCAACATCACTGTTATGTGGAGTTACAAGTCTTTTTCAGATTTTTCTCTATAACTTCATTTGTTGGGGCCTTTCAGCACTGTCTTCAATGACCGGCATTTTTCTTGTGAAAACTGTGATGGCTGTGTCAGTGGAGGTTTTGATGCTGCCACATCTCAGGTAGGTGCTAGACACAGTCCTCTTTCAAAGGgcttttctttgatttttctaCTTTTTGGTTACCAGGATTAAATCTACCACTAATGCCAATATCTGAATTCAAATCTGAATACAAATGAAAGATGTTCCATGGTATTAAAGTGAGTACACTGCAGAATGATGAGACTGTTAATGTTGTAAAGCACTGAtctgaggtgaggaaaaagttcttcacagagagagttgttagctattggaatgtgctgcccagggaggtggtggagtcaccgtccctggaggtgttcaagaagggattggaggtggcacttgatgccatggtttagtagtcatgaggtctgtggtgacaggtttgacttgatgatctttgaggtcttttccaaccttattgattctatgaagagccTTTAAATGCTGTAGGTGATAATAAGTAAGGAAGATGTTGAAACTTGGTGAAAGGACTACCTCTGTCTTTTTGTCTACAGATTGTTCTGTGTCAGAACAACATTCGCCAGCAATCCCATATGAACCGGGTGGTGACGCATGAATTAATTCATGCTTTTGACCACTGTCGTGCACATGTGGACTGGTTTAAAAATGTCAAACACTTAGCGTGTTCAGAGGTGAGTTAAAGTGCTTCTAACGTTGTTGTTATAGTAATTGCTGGTGTATAGTAGAGATGCTTCATGTTTAAACAGGAATGCTGTTACACACACTTCATTTGGTTTAATCCTGTTAATACATTTTGCCCTTTCTGTCAGATCAGCCTAAATAGTCTCATTCAGGAAACAAGTATTTAGTTTTCACAAATACTTATCAATGTCCCATTAAGTAGAATTTGATCACTGCGAGTGTAACCGCGACAAGAAGTGGTTATTAACCACTGAGAGTAGTTAAGAGATGAAAACACATTGAGACATTTTTCAAATAgagttctttttcttccctgcaaaTCATGGTGCTTTGGGTAGTTGTTACAGTAGTATGGTACCATTCTCCAGCTGCCCCTCCTTATTAggacagaggaggaaaaaacaagATTAAAAAACTTGTTGTTCAAGGTAAGGACTTTGGGGTTCACTTGCTGGTTGCCATCATGGGTAGCATACAGTTGACTAGGGGGAGGTTAACTTAATTTATTGCTAATTAACAACAGAATCaggtaatgagaaataaaactaaaaatacctttcccttcccccacctcacCTTCTTCCCTGGCTAAACTTTGCTCCTTCATTCCCAACTCATCTGTTTCCTTCCTCTCAAGTGGCACAGGGGAATGAGGGCTGCAGTCAGTATGTAACACTTCGTGTTTACTActgcttcctcctcatgctgtcCCCTGCTGCAGTATGAGGTCACTCCCATAAGACAGAGTCCTCCTTGAACTGCTTCAGTGTGAGCAGAGGTTTTTCAAGACCTGCTTCAGCTTGGGTCTCTTCCACAGCTTGCAGCCCAAGAGtgaactgttccagtgttgatCCTGGGCCACAGTTCCTGCCAGAAAACCTGCTCTTGCAGCTTCTTTCAGGGCACACCCATCTTCTGTGGCATGGAGTCCTCCTTGCACTGCTGTGTGGATATCTACTGTCTTCCTTCACAGGCCTTGGGGAGACAACACCTCTTCCATAGGTCACAGGGGAATCTCTGTTCTGATTCCTGGACCACTTCCACCCCCTCCTTCACTTGGTGTCTATAGGGCTGTTTCTCTCACATTTTTCTCACACCTCTCCCTGTCACAGATGCTAGGTAGTGGATTTTCTTTGTCCTTTCTTAAGTATTCTATCTCATAGGTATCCCCAGCATCTCTGGTGAGCTCAGCTTTGACCAGTGGTGTGTCCATGCCTCTTGCTTTTGTTGGGACAGTTTGCTTCGGGTCTTTTAATACTTTATTGTATGGTGTTTACAACTTCTGTTGTCAGCTTTTAAATTCTTGCCTTTCATATTTTCCATGCATTTTTTCTCACCTTGGTACTTAACTAAAACCACATCTCCTATAATTATGTTTTCTAACTGTTCCTAAGTGGGGTGTGGAACAGGTGGCAAACAAGAGAAGTTGCAATGCACAGGACAAGACAGTTAACAAGTTGAAACATATGTACTTGTTTAAATGCCACTTTTCCTAAAGGAGATGAGTTCCTGCTCTTCTAGGTATTGCAGCTGTAGTTGAAGTTTGTGTGTGTAGAAGTGTACAAAATGTATGTATGAAATCTCATTCCTTAAAGCTTGGGGATATGTGAGACTTGGTCACTGGACAAGTTACAGGTTCTGTAGTCATACTTTGCAGCTCTTGAGGCTGAGAGGATGGATATAAAAGGTAATTTGTACTTAGTAAGTAGAAGTGTCCCTGGGAGTATTCTCTACCAGCAGTCACCAGAAAAAAAttgtaagaaaaaaaacttATTACAGCTTTTGTGAGTTTGCATTTTCATGTGTTTCTCTGATTGTGTGGCTTTTTTTCTCAACAGATTCGAGCTGCTAATCTCAGTGGAGACTGTACACTGATGAATGAAATAGCCAGGTTTAAATTTGGATTAAAAGGACATCATCAGGTAAAGACTGTCAATGTTGAAGTCTACTGCTCAGCCTTCTACACTTTCATAGCTGAAAACATCAGAGAAAGAAATAGATGCCGTGCACTTGCTGCTCTCTCTTAATTAACCTTTAATAACTTATaattattcatagaatggtttgggttggaaaggacttccaaaggtcacagaacagaattgtcagggttagaagggacctcaaggatcatctggttccagccctcctgacatgggcagggtcaccctccactagatcaggttgtccagaactatatccagcctggccttccagGGTTGGGGTTTCCaaaatctccctgggcaacctgttccagtgtctcaccacccttaaggtgaagaacttcttcgtaacatctaatctaaatctcccctcctctaacTTGGATACAATCCCCCTAGTCCTAATGCTaactgacaccctaaaaaaatccctcaccagctttcttgtaggcccctttcatatactggaaggcaacaataaggtcttcttctttgtcctcttgttctggtgctggttgcctgggagaagagaccaacctctgcctgtctacaacctcctttaaggtagttgtagagagcaagaaggtcacccctgagtctcctcttctccaggctaagcaattccagctccctcagcctctcctcatagggcttgtgttccaaacccttctccagctttgttgcccttctctggacacgctccagcaagtcaacatccttcctaaactgaggggcccagagctggacacagtactcgaggtgtggcctaaccagtgcagtgtacaggggctgGGGATGTTTACATGTTTCTTTGTCTTTTAGTAGACAGACTgtgtaagcaaaaaaaaaaaaagctggtgGAGGAGTAATTCCTTTATGATTTATAGCATTTAAATGGGAACAATACTAGCTTGTGTTCAGAGCTATTTCTTTCTGACATACTTTCTCTTGTGTGCAAGTCAAAGTGTAGAAATACTTGATACCTACAACTAATTCCAAACTGTATTTCAATTCTTTTGTTTAACAAATGTATTTTACTTACCTGAAAGTTTATTTGTATGTGGAAAACTAAATCACACGttaggggaggggaggggggaagtaaTTTAATGCTTATTACAGACATTGTTTGACTCTTCTGTGATACACAATTGTTGCACATGTAGGAATTAATACTTGGCAAAACCTAGGGGATAAAATAAACTAATAATGAcagactctttttttcttcaattcCCACTTCAGACGTGTGTACGGGACAGAGCAATCCGTTCCATTTTGGCTGTTAGAAAAGTCAGCAAAGAGACGGCAGAAAAAGCTGTGGATGACGTTTTTGATGCCTGCTTCAATGATCTGGAACCTTTTGGAAGAATTCCACACAGCAAAACAGATGCAAAACGTGCTTACAGAGACTTTCAGAACAGAGATCGCTATAATGCTAATTTGTAAAGGAAAAACATGGAAAATTATCTTAGCATCTAATTGTTCTGTAACATCTgggttaattctatgctattctatctGGAGTGACAGCCTATGCACACAGGGCTGGTGGAAGGGGCAATTCTATCAAATGTATCAATAATACATTTTGTAAACTTGCAGGAGTCAGCTTCTATGGAAGTAAACAAAGTAAATGAACAAGACTAAAAAACATGTTTCCTCACCTGTTGTTTCTTCAGTATAATTCAGCTCACCAACTCCCTTGGCAATGGTCTGCACGTTTCAATGCACATTTATTTCTTCTCAGGCTGACTAGCACTTGATTTCTAGAAGGATTGTTGTTACTGAATAAATCTTTTTATAAAAAAATCTTCACATTTCCACCAACTTTGCTATGGAGGAATAAATGTGGTGATCTTCATCACTCCATTTTAAAAGATGGCCAATGGAACTACAGCTCTTGCATCTAAAGTTAGTAACTAAGGCTAAATGCAAAACTTAATATAACTGCcagatttatttttaagcaCCTCTTGAAATTCTATCTCATCTAATGTTAATTGTACAGGTACATAAAACCCTTTGGCTTTTTAGGAATTTGGCTGACAATTCTGTTTACCACATCAATCCTACAAGCTAGAGGAGCATTGCTGAGTCTCTCCACCAGACTGAACACTGCTCGAAATTTTGGAGTAGCTGATGGTCTTCCTATACTTCCTAGATGAGCAGGTCCATCTGAGAAGAGCAAGAAACTCTTAGCTTCATCCCAAGTCAgtttgctggaacgtgtccagagaagggcaacaaagctggtgaggggtttggagcacaagcactatgaggaggggctgaaggagctggggttgcttagcctggagaagaggagtctcatattgctacctgaagggaggttgtagccaggtgggggttggtctcttctctcaggcaaccagcaccagaacaagaggacacagtctgaagctgtgccaggggaggtttaggctggatgttaggaagaaattcttcacagagagagtgattgccaattggaatgggctgcccagggaggtggtagagtcaccatgactggaagtgtttaggaagagactggatggggtgcttggtgccatggtttagttgatgatctcaaaggtcttttccaacctggtttattctattcctattcctattcctattcctattcctattcccattcctattcctattcccattcctattctattctattctattctattctattcattctaTGCTAAGTCTGAGAGAAGCTGTCTCATTCCTCCATTATTTTCAAACACCAGATATAATTACTGTCACGGATGCACAAGAATCCTATTTTCTCCTGCTTCTTGAAATTAAAGGTGCTATTCAAACACAGGTACCGTTCACTGACATAAATGAGATTTGGGTCCCCAGTCAAAGTTTTGTAGGCATAGCTGTTTAACCAGTTACTGGATCCAGACTCAAGGGCAAAATTTATTTGCAGATAAGATGAAATGATACCCGGATTCTTACTGCTTCATATGAAGTGCAGAACACTTCAGACAGGCTCTCAGCTCCATGGGATGTCACAGTCTGAGTGGTGGAGGTGTCAGTTTTCCTGTGCAAATTTCTTCACAGCTGTGGAAGCATAGAATTGCTGAGTTTGGAAGGAACCCTGGAGACAATATCGTTTCAACCAAACTGCACAGGGCAGTGTCAACTAAAGCATGTTACTGAGCAGCATGTCTAGTTAGGTTTTCGGTATCTCCAAAGATGGGGATTACAGCCTCTCAGGATTACTTCTTCAAACTAGCTTGCTCTTGAAAGGTTATTTGGATTTTTAGCTTGAGTGTAAATGGAGTTTCCTGTATTTCACTTTGTGCcagtttcttcttgtcctttctttgggcaccactgaaaagactcTTTATGTCTTTTCTGTTTCCACTCTTGCCATATCAGGTATTTATGCATATTAATAAGATGTCcatgagctttctcttctccaaggtagAGAGTCCCAGCTATCAGTCTCCTTTTATAGGTCAAATGTTCTGATCCTTTTAATCATCTTCACAGCAGTTTGCTGGACTCACTTTATGTCTCTTTCTTGCATTGGGAGGCCCAGAAAtagacacaacactccaggtgtATCACCAGTGGGCAGAATGGAGAATTACCTCACTCTTCCTTATGCAGCTAAGGAAGCTGTTGGCCTTGTTTGCTGCAAGGCTGCGTCACTTGCATATCAGTTAGTCTTTGCCAGCATTGCCAGGGCCTTTTCTGCCATGTCTAGTTCTCTCTAGCAACACAAACCTCTGGTGTACCAGCTACAACTCTTAGTGTTCTTATGTCTGCAAATTTAGAGAAATTGAACTCCTGTCTTCCAGGTTATTAATGAAGAGGTTAAacagcactgcccctggtgccaacacttggggcacaccactgatGTCTGGCCTTACACTTAGGTGCGTGCCAGATGTGGTTAAAGAATCAACATGAACTCAAGGACCTCTCAGCAAGAGAGGGTGCATACATTTTTCTAGAGATTTGAAAAGGTTGAGAATACCAATGTGAATTGTTCTGTTCACTTACCCCAAGTGTCAGAAAGCCATTCCAGTTGTTAATTTACTGCTGTAAGACGTAAGGACAGGTCAAGTACCTGGAACTTGGGTCCTAAGCACAAGAATCTGCCAATTCTGTTTTGTTCACATTGAATTCAGTCATGCAAAAAACCCTATTTGCTCTGCTCTAGCTTGATATTTCTCATCCCAGGATCAACCTTTTCCCTAAGCTTTTCATCCTCAGTATAAATAATACATATTCCTAGTTCTCCATTGTATTTAGAATACCTCTACACTTCAAAGGTTCATATGCCATCTTCTAGATGAGTTTAAACTACCTAGAAATAGCAGTAGAAGGCCACCTGCTACCTTGACCAGCTTAGAAAGCATGTAGGGTTACCACGTAGGCTTAATCACTTGGAAGAATTGCTGTGTATGTACAGGCATTTTATTTGTCCCTTGTCTGTCTATTGTAAAATGCAGAGAGTCCTGGGAGACCTGGACACCCAGGTCCTGCAGCCCAGGTTCTCGCTCATCACTTCTAAAAGAATGTTCCTGTCACAGGACCATAATTTCATCGTTCTGCTCTTGCTTTCCTTGGTGCTGTGCATTTTGATTTCTTTAGTTCTCTTTCTGAACAAGGTTTGgaaagaaagtaagaaaaacTGGATGAGAATAGAAGTGATCCCTCTATAAATATATTTGCAGCTGGATTTTTAAATTACAGCACAAGGCCGAACAGGTCTAAAATGGTCATGGTTAATTTAAATAGGAAATTGGAAGATGGCCCATGAACCTTTGAAGTGTAGAGGTATTCTAAATACAATGAAGAACTAGGAATATGCATTGTTTATGCTGAGGATGAAAAGCTTAGGGAAAAGGTTGATCCTGGGATGAGAAATGTCAAGTACTTCAGTATTCCAAAAACAATGAAATGAAACTAGATTGCTGCATGATCACATTTACTTGTGTTTTACTTCTATTGTAGCAACTTTGTATGTCATGATTTTTCCTGGTTATTGACAAGGTTTGTAAGGGAAAGGctattctgctgcttctgtcctcTCCAAGCTCTGAAGATGTATCACTTTGGTTTCTagttcttcccttcccttccctcccctgcagcactagGAAGGCCACAGTGGTAGTCTGAATAAATCTCGCTTAGGACAAGCTGATGGTTTTGAGATCTCAAAAACTTATAGTACCACCTTGTTGTACTTTACTGACATGCTCAAGGTTAAACTAATCACCAAATCTGGGACTGGAAAGGAAATTTTCCTTGATGAATTTGATAGGGATGATTGGTATTTCTATTGAGTAGCTAGACACTATTTTGTGCTGTTCAGGCACTAGTGCACAGCCTTACATTTGCAGCCTCCAGACAAAGAGTATTGTGACAAGTCCAGTGCTGAGTTGATCTGTGATAGTGACAAGGCTGGGTGAATCTGGTCCTCAGAAATATATAAACCAGGCAATTATGCCTATACAGTATGATCTGCCAGACTGCAGTGACCACTGGGATAGTGGCCAGTGAGAAAGGCAGACCTGGAAGAAAGCTATCTGAAACATCTGAGAATTTCTTGTTGAGTGATGGTCCTTCATGTTGCAGGAATGAAGCTCACTGCCATGACCTTGAGTGCTTTTTCTTACCCAGCTATGGCACATCCCAATAGGGTTATTGGCCTTTTTACTTTATTATTTGTCAGCAATGGGAAAGCTCTTATGACTTGAGTCCTTTATGCCCTGAATTGCTGCTCATGTTCTGCTTTTATCTGTAATCAGTGTTGCTTTCTCATGTTCTGTGTCACTATATATTTTGTGACAACAGGACTGTTAGTGTGTGAATTTTTTTCAGGAAGTATGTAATGGCAAGATTTGGCTGCAGTGGGGCAAAAAATTCTTTGGTGAAACTTAAGCAGGAGTGAGGCCAAACTGAATTGCTCAAATAAGGGAAGGTCAGGACTTGCACAAATTTCAGGTGCCTGATAGGTGCTAAACTTGGAAAGGAAAGGTCCTTCCAAGTACCTTCAGAATtaggcagcctctgcagctttggGCTTCTGCAGTCCATGTCTTTATAATACATGCCTACAATCTTTTGCATCTGACTATCATTCTCTAATTTCCTCCTGAGACAAATTCACTCATGTAATTAGTCTCCAGCCCAATCAGCCCACTATTAAGGTGTCATTCAGAAACAAGCCACATGAAGAAGGCAATATCAAGGACAGATGCTTCCCCTGCCCattcagcagagccagcagtgtgtcacCATTTCCTGAACAGCAGCACTTTTTACAAGATACAAACATAAACATTGTCCTCACAAAGGACAAAACAATGCTTCCAAGCAGTGCCTGAGAGATCTGATCAAGCTTGACTTAACTGAGTTTTTAATGTTGGAGTACCAGCGGATTGCATTTATTCCCAGTTGCAGCATAATTCATACCCACAGGTACCATTGCTTCTGGGACTAAGCTTTGATGCAGATCCCTCAGCAAGTAATCCTAACTGTCTTGGAGGAAGCAATATCTTGACCAAGATTCCCCAAAACCTGTGCTTTCAGTTGTTTTGCAGAATTTCAAATAGAAATTTCATAATCTTATTTTCTTGGGGTAATTCCATCAGTGActgacatagaatagaatacatagaataaaccaggttggaagagaccttcaagatcattgtgtccaacccatcaaccaatccaacccacctaaacagctaacccatggcacaaTCACATGGCTGAAtaactgaacagaaaaaaaatggataTGCCCTACATACCTGTGGAGAAAATTACACAATGAATTCTAAGCTTTCCATCTTTGATGTAATCTAGGTAGACCTTTGGGGGTTTCTGAAATCCCCTGAGGGTCAGAGAGGCCTTAGAACATCATAACCTTGTGGGTTAATATTCCCTTAATCTTTACCACTTATCAAAGCTCCACTTTTGCCAGTACAAAATATGATACtgaggtggtttttttaatattctcACACATATTTTGGCAGACAATTCCTTCCCTTCATTATAGCTTATTAACCGAAGTTCTGCATTAataaatgtgtgtgtttgtgtggtttgaaatggcatcctggcctgtatcaggagcagtgtggccagcaggagcagggaggtcattctgcccctgtacactgcactggttaggccgcaccttgagcactgtgcccacttctgggcccttcagtttaggaaagatgttgacttgctggaacgagtccagagaagggcaacaaagctggggaggggtttggagcacaagtcctatgaagagaggctggggttgcttagcctggagaagaggaggcttagaggagaccttattgctgtctacaactacctgaagggagtctgTAGACAGGTttggactggtctcttctcccaccaaccagcaccagaacaggaggacacagtctcatgctgtgccaggggaggtttaggctgggtgttatgaagaagttc is a genomic window of Dryobates pubescens isolate bDryPub1 chromosome Z, bDryPub1.pri, whole genome shotgun sequence containing:
- the ATP23 gene encoding mitochondrial inner membrane protease ATP23 homolog, with the translated sequence MEQGEAGSPPVAEEKAGEEDDLGYRLFPDRNKKPQSFLVRSLFTFHNKCQLMLRMTLDTNPYAQLLLEAMKQSGCTVFNDRHFSCENCDGCVSGGFDAATSQIVLCQNNIRQQSHMNRVVTHELIHAFDHCRAHVDWFKNVKHLACSEIRAANLSGDCTLMNEIARFKFGLKGHHQTCVRDRAIRSILAVRKVSKETAEKAVDDVFDACFNDLEPFGRIPHSKTDAKRAYRDFQNRDRYNANL